From one Musa acuminata AAA Group cultivar baxijiao chromosome BXJ2-6, Cavendish_Baxijiao_AAA, whole genome shotgun sequence genomic stretch:
- the LOC103987432 gene encoding UDP-glucuronate:xylan alpha-glucuronosyltransferase 2 isoform X1 has translation MSSSMGLGSGMMKTVASKALVIKINLAFLSLFFLSYILLLLLQPSSVYEQNAAAEIVRCSLRDCRVKKVEGVRVQRKAARENRTAMETVPGFLRTLHGNAKLGLVNIVEDEAVEWGLVGGRTTTVDFERVSENLKWEDLFPEWIDEEEENEGPSCPELPMPDFSLYGNVDVVVAKLPCRRSGTAGWSRDVSRLQVHLVAATTAARRGRRDARGAVKVVLLSACRPMMELFPCDEMVVREGKWWLYEAEARRLEQKVALPVGSCNLALPLWGKGIDVVYDASKLAGGPMSPHRREAYATVLHSSDTYVCGAIILAHSIVRTGSTRDLLLLHDKSIPHDKLRALAAAGWTLREIDRIRNPHAQKDSYNEYNYSKLRLWQLTDYHRVVFIDADILVLRNLDLLFRFPQISATGNDGVIFNSGIMVIEPSHCTFKALMASREDVISYNGGDQGFLNEAFVWWHRLPRRVNFLKNFWSNTTAEASMKNRLLAADPPELYAIHYLGLKPWMCYRDYDCNWNVGDQRVYASDAAHGTWWKLHDQMEAGLQRFCSLSGTRREQLEQERRQAAELGFGDGHWRLKVSGNGRTVTTE, from the exons ATGAGTAGTAGTATGGGCTTAGGGAGTGGAATGATGAAGACCGTTGCATCCAAAGCTCTCGTCATCAAGATCAATCTCGCCTTCCTCAgcctcttctttctttcctacatcctcctcctcctcttacagCCCTCGTCGGTCTACGAACAGAACGCCGCCGCCGAGATCGTCCGCTGTTCCTTGCGCGATTGCCGCGTGAAGAAG GTGGAAGGAGTGCGGGTTCAGAGGAAGGCTGCGAGGGAGAACCGAACGGCCATGGAGACGGTTCCCGGCTTCCTCAGAACGCTGCACGGCAACGCGAAGCTTGGTTTGGTGAACATTGTGGAGGACGAGGCGGTCGAGTGGGGACTGGTCGGTGGGAGGACGACGACGGTCGACTTCGAGCGGGTGTCCGAGAACTTGAAGTGGGAGGACCTGTTCCCCGAGTGgatcgacgaggaggaggagaacgagGGCCCGTCGTGCCCCGAGCTCCCCATGCCCGATTTTTCCCTGTACGGCAATGTGGACGTGGTGGTGGCCAAGCTTCCGTGCCGGCGGTCGGGGACCGCCGGGTGGTCTCGCGACGTGTCCAGGTTGCAGGTCCACCTGGTGGCGGCGACCACGGCGGCGCGTAGGGGGAGGAGGGACGCGCGGGGTGCGGTGAAGGTGGTGCTCCTGAGCGCGTGCCGGCCGATGATGGAGCTGTTCCCGTGCGACGAGATGGTGGTGAGGGAAGGCAAGTGGTGGCTGTACGAGGCGGAGGCGCGGCGGCTGGAGCAGAAGGTGGCGCTGCCGGTCGGCTCTTGCAATCTGGCCTTGCCACTGTGGGGAAAAG gaattgacGTGGTCTACGATGCATCGAAGCTCGCCGGCGGTCCGATGAGCCCTCACCGCCGGGAGGCTTACGCCACCGTCCTCCATTCCTCCGATACGTACGTGTGCGGCGCCATCATCCTCGCCCACAGCATCGTCCGAACCGGCTCCACCCGCGACCTCCTGCTGCTCCACGACAAGTCCATCCCCCACGACAAGCTCCGGGCGCTCGCCGCAGCCGGGTGGACGCTCCGCGAGATCGACCGCATCCGTAACCCCCACGCCCAGAAGGACTCCTACAACGAGTATAACTACAGCAAGCTCCGCCTGTGGCAGCTCACCGATTACCACAGGGTCGTCTTCATCGACGCCGACATCCTCGTCCTCCGCAACCTCGACCTGCTCTTCCGCTTCCCTCAGATCTCCGCCACCGGCAACGACGGCGTCATCTTCAACTCCGGCATCATGGTCATCGAGCCATCGCACTGCACCTTCAAGGCACTGATGGCAAGCCGCGAGGACGTGATCTCGTACAACGGCGGCGACCAGGGGTTCCTCAACGAGGCGTTcgtgtggtggcaccgcctgccgCGGCGGGTGAACTTCCTGAAGAACTTCTGGTCAAACACGACGGCGGAGGCGAGCATGAAGAACCGCCTCTTGGCCGCGGACCCACCGGAGCTGTACGCCATACACTACCTCGGCTTAAAGCCGTGGATGTGTTACAGGGACTACGACTGCAACTGGAACGTCGGAGACCAGCGCGTTTACGCCAGCGACGCAGCGCACGGGACGTGGTGGAAGCTGCACGATCAGATGGAGGCGGGGCTGCAGCGATTCTGTAGCCTTTCGGGTACGAGGAGGGAGCAGCTGGAGCAGGAGAGGCGGCAGGCGGCGGAGCTGGGGTTCGGGGACGGCCATTGGAGGCTGAAGGTATCAGGGAATGGCAGGACCGTGACGACGGAGTGA
- the LOC103987432 gene encoding UDP-glucuronate:xylan alpha-glucuronosyltransferase 2 isoform X2, with translation METVPGFLRTLHGNAKLGLVNIVEDEAVEWGLVGGRTTTVDFERVSENLKWEDLFPEWIDEEEENEGPSCPELPMPDFSLYGNVDVVVAKLPCRRSGTAGWSRDVSRLQVHLVAATTAARRGRRDARGAVKVVLLSACRPMMELFPCDEMVVREGKWWLYEAEARRLEQKVALPVGSCNLALPLWGKGIDVVYDASKLAGGPMSPHRREAYATVLHSSDTYVCGAIILAHSIVRTGSTRDLLLLHDKSIPHDKLRALAAAGWTLREIDRIRNPHAQKDSYNEYNYSKLRLWQLTDYHRVVFIDADILVLRNLDLLFRFPQISATGNDGVIFNSGIMVIEPSHCTFKALMASREDVISYNGGDQGFLNEAFVWWHRLPRRVNFLKNFWSNTTAEASMKNRLLAADPPELYAIHYLGLKPWMCYRDYDCNWNVGDQRVYASDAAHGTWWKLHDQMEAGLQRFCSLSGTRREQLEQERRQAAELGFGDGHWRLKVSGNGRTVTTE, from the exons ATGGAGACGGTTCCCGGCTTCCTCAGAACGCTGCACGGCAACGCGAAGCTTGGTTTGGTGAACATTGTGGAGGACGAGGCGGTCGAGTGGGGACTGGTCGGTGGGAGGACGACGACGGTCGACTTCGAGCGGGTGTCCGAGAACTTGAAGTGGGAGGACCTGTTCCCCGAGTGgatcgacgaggaggaggagaacgagGGCCCGTCGTGCCCCGAGCTCCCCATGCCCGATTTTTCCCTGTACGGCAATGTGGACGTGGTGGTGGCCAAGCTTCCGTGCCGGCGGTCGGGGACCGCCGGGTGGTCTCGCGACGTGTCCAGGTTGCAGGTCCACCTGGTGGCGGCGACCACGGCGGCGCGTAGGGGGAGGAGGGACGCGCGGGGTGCGGTGAAGGTGGTGCTCCTGAGCGCGTGCCGGCCGATGATGGAGCTGTTCCCGTGCGACGAGATGGTGGTGAGGGAAGGCAAGTGGTGGCTGTACGAGGCGGAGGCGCGGCGGCTGGAGCAGAAGGTGGCGCTGCCGGTCGGCTCTTGCAATCTGGCCTTGCCACTGTGGGGAAAAG gaattgacGTGGTCTACGATGCATCGAAGCTCGCCGGCGGTCCGATGAGCCCTCACCGCCGGGAGGCTTACGCCACCGTCCTCCATTCCTCCGATACGTACGTGTGCGGCGCCATCATCCTCGCCCACAGCATCGTCCGAACCGGCTCCACCCGCGACCTCCTGCTGCTCCACGACAAGTCCATCCCCCACGACAAGCTCCGGGCGCTCGCCGCAGCCGGGTGGACGCTCCGCGAGATCGACCGCATCCGTAACCCCCACGCCCAGAAGGACTCCTACAACGAGTATAACTACAGCAAGCTCCGCCTGTGGCAGCTCACCGATTACCACAGGGTCGTCTTCATCGACGCCGACATCCTCGTCCTCCGCAACCTCGACCTGCTCTTCCGCTTCCCTCAGATCTCCGCCACCGGCAACGACGGCGTCATCTTCAACTCCGGCATCATGGTCATCGAGCCATCGCACTGCACCTTCAAGGCACTGATGGCAAGCCGCGAGGACGTGATCTCGTACAACGGCGGCGACCAGGGGTTCCTCAACGAGGCGTTcgtgtggtggcaccgcctgccgCGGCGGGTGAACTTCCTGAAGAACTTCTGGTCAAACACGACGGCGGAGGCGAGCATGAAGAACCGCCTCTTGGCCGCGGACCCACCGGAGCTGTACGCCATACACTACCTCGGCTTAAAGCCGTGGATGTGTTACAGGGACTACGACTGCAACTGGAACGTCGGAGACCAGCGCGTTTACGCCAGCGACGCAGCGCACGGGACGTGGTGGAAGCTGCACGATCAGATGGAGGCGGGGCTGCAGCGATTCTGTAGCCTTTCGGGTACGAGGAGGGAGCAGCTGGAGCAGGAGAGGCGGCAGGCGGCGGAGCTGGGGTTCGGGGACGGCCATTGGAGGCTGAAGGTATCAGGGAATGGCAGGACCGTGACGACGGAGTGA
- the LOC135582796 gene encoding protein WEAK CHLOROPLAST MOVEMENT UNDER BLUE LIGHT 1-like isoform X2 yields the protein MEETKATEAMFSGEPPLSTTYSAECLPIKGPPNFSCHDENHHQEEAMNNTEKKVARCITNDALLDHKADIAENVDRLCTDNQQEAITAGPELSLNQFVSDGTLSTQNILVDAIMDTNCERGIISKDCVQPVPQVPPFDPQNKELESIPNRHQDGTTVNLVDVQIINDSAIPHESRNTEDSTPILPSELNHQKDVGRMQKKAPELATSSKPVKSIHVNRGIVDTAAPFESVKEAVTMFGGIVDWKAYRRNTLEKRKLLQLELERMQADIPECKKQFEAAEEAKAQVLKELDRTNRIMEELKVNFEKAQTEEAQAKQDSELAQLRVKEMEQGIASESSVAAKAQLEVAKARHEAAVAELKILKAELKSLQGEYVSLVNERDMAIRKAQDANSALKEIEKTAEELTLESITTKESLELAHAAHLEAEERRIGAALAREQDYLTWEKELKHAEEEVQELNQQVLLTRDLKSKLETASTLLFNLKAELAAYMESKLNQESVSFEDKLPDDVEETTQNSVQALASTRKELEEVKVSIEKAKDEVACLRVAAASLKSELDRERASLTNLQQREGMASIAVSSLEAELDRTKQDLEVVRVKEKAAREKMVELPKLLQQAAQEADQAKSVAQMAREELRKSKEEAEQAKASASTIEIRLQAALKEIEATRASEKLALAAIKALQESEQAASIGGEDSPRSVTLPLDEYFNLSKKAHEAEELAHERIAVAIAQIEAAKESEMKSLERLDEAYGEMSARKETLKIAMENAEKAKEGKLGAEQELRNWRAEHEQRRRASDAAKGGVNPVTSPLKTFEHPSRPQKEESDVVDPSMSDPKSHISEDSSDNGVSQVKIKKKKKSLVPKIVLFLARKRAQPE from the exons ATGGAAGAAACAAAAGCCACTGAAGCCATGTTCTCTGGAGAACCTCCTCTGTCCACTACTTATTCAGCAGAATGTCTACCAATTAAAGGACCTCCAAATTTCTCATGCCATGATGAAAACCACCATCAAGAAGAAGCTATGAATAATACTGAGAAAAAGGTTGCGCGATGTATTACCAATGATGCATTATTGGACCACAAGGCAGATATTGCCGAAAATGTCGACAGACTCTGTACCGATAACCAGCAGGAAGCTATCACAGCGGGGCCTGAGCTATCACTTAATCAGTTTGTTTCTGATGGCACATTGTCGACCCAAAATATACTTGTTGATGCAATCATGGATACTAATTGCGAGCGGGGTATAATTTCAAAAGATTGTGTGCAACCTGTTCCACAAG TGCCTCCATTTGACCCACAGAACAAAGAGTTGGAAAGTATTCCAAACCGACATCAAGATGGCACCACTGTCAACCTCGTTGATGTTCAAATAATTAATGATTCAGCTATACCACATGAAAGTAGAAATACTGAAGATAGCACTCCTATTTTGCCCAGCGAACTCAATCACCAAAAGGATGTTGGAAGGATGCAAAAGAAGGCACCTGAATTAGCTACGTCTTCCAAACCTGTAAAAAGTATCCATGTAAATAGAGGCATTGTTGACACTGCTGCACCTTTCGAATCTGTAAAGGAGGCAGTTACCATGTTTGGAGGAATTGTTGATTGGAAAGCTTACAGGCGAAATACTTTGGAG AAACGTAAGCTACTCCAATTGGAACTCGAGAGAATGCAAGCAGATATTCCTGAATGCAAAAAACAATTTGAAGCAGCAGAAGAGGCCAAGGCACAAGTACTGAAGGAGCTGGATAGAACCAACAGAATCATGGAGGAACTAAAAGTAAACTTTGAGAAGGCCCAAACTGAAGAGGCTCAGGCAAAGCAGGACTCTGAGCTGGCCCAACTGAGAGTCAAAGAAATGGAGCAAGGAATTGCTAGTGAATCTAGTGTTGCTGCTAAAGCACAACTCGAGGTTGCtaaagcaaggcatgaagcagcaGTTGCAGAACTGAAGATACTAAAAGCTGAGTTGAAATCCTTACAAGGGGAGTATGTTTCCTTGGTTAATGAAAGAGATATGGCAATAAGAAAGGCTCAAGATGCTAATTCTGCACTAAAGGAGATTGAGAAGACAGCCGAGGAACTTACTCTGGAATCGATCACGACGAAGGAATCACTGGAGTTGGCCCATGCTGCACATCTTGAAGCAGAAGAACGTAGAATTGGTGCAGCCTTGGCAAGAGAGCAAGATTACCTTACATGGGAAAAGGAACTGAAGCATGCTGAAGAGGAGGTGCAAGAACTGAATCAACAAGTTTTGTTGACAAGAGATCTCAAATCAAAACTGGAGACAGCATCTACTTTATTATTCAATCTCAAGGCTGAATTAGCAGCCTATATGGAATCAAAATTGAATCAAGAATCCGTGAGTTTTGAGGATAAGTTACCAGATGATGTTGAAGAAACAACCCAGAACTCCGTTCAAGCATTAGCCTCGACCAGAAAGGAGCTTGAGGAAGTAAAAGTCAGTATCGAGAAGGCCAAGGATGAGGTTGCCTGTCTGAGGGTTGCGGCTGCTTCTCTCAAGTCCGAGCTGGACAGAGAAAGGGCATCCCTAACCAACTTGCAACAGAGGGAAGGGATGGCATCTATAGCAGTTTCTTCTCTTGAAGCAGAGCTTGATAGGACCAAACAAGATTTAGAAGTGGTTCGAGTGAAGGAAAAAGCAGCCAGGGAGAAGATGGTGGAGCTGCCCAAATTGTTGCAACAGGCGGCTCAGGAAGCAGATCAAGCGAAATCTGTTGCTCAGATGGCACGAGAAGAACTAAGAAAGTCCAAGGAGGAAGCAGAGCAAGCAAAGGCAAGTGCAAGCACAATAGAGATCAGATTACAGGCAGCTCTGAAGGAAATTGAGGCAACTAGAGCATCTGAGAAGCTAGCACTTGCAGCAATCAAAGCACTGCAAGAGAGCGAACAAGCTGCAAGCATAGGTGGTGAGGATTCTCCGCGCAGTGTGACTCTTCCATTGGATGAGTACTTTAATCTGAGCAAGAAAGCTCATGAAGCCGAAGAGCTTGCCCATGAAAGAATAGCAGTTGCTATTGCACAGATTGAGGCGGCCAAGGAGTCTGAGATGAAGAGCTTAGAGAGGCTCGATGAAGCATATGGGGAAATGAGTGCAAGGAAGGAAACACTAAAAATTGCTATGGAGAACGCTGAGAAGGCCAAGGAAGGAAAATTAGGTGCGGAACAGGAATTGAGGAATTGGAGAGCTGAGCATGAACAACGAAGGAGGGCTAGTGATGCAGCAAAGGGTGGAGTAAATCCTGTAACGAGCCCGCTAAAGACTTTTGAGCATCCTAGTAGACCACAAAAGGAAGAAAGTGATGTTGTCGACCCTTCCATGTCTGATCCCAAGTCGCACATATCAGAAGATAGCTCAGATAATGgtgtatcacaagtgaaaattaagaaaaagaagaaatcactTGTGCCAAAGATTGTGCTGTTCTTAGCGCGGAAAAGGGCACAACCAGAGTAG
- the LOC135582796 gene encoding protein WEAK CHLOROPLAST MOVEMENT UNDER BLUE LIGHT 1-like isoform X1 gives MEETKATEAMFSGEPPLSTTYSAECLPIKGPPNFSCHDENHHQEEAMNNTEKKVARCITNDALLDHKADIAENVDRLCTDNQQEAITAGPELSLNQFVSDGTLSTQNILVDAIMDTNCERGIISKDCVQPVPQGASAIPDPRESSNVSGISNTNVVVLTSGDITIAVPPFDPQNKELESIPNRHQDGTTVNLVDVQIINDSAIPHESRNTEDSTPILPSELNHQKDVGRMQKKAPELATSSKPVKSIHVNRGIVDTAAPFESVKEAVTMFGGIVDWKAYRRNTLEKRKLLQLELERMQADIPECKKQFEAAEEAKAQVLKELDRTNRIMEELKVNFEKAQTEEAQAKQDSELAQLRVKEMEQGIASESSVAAKAQLEVAKARHEAAVAELKILKAELKSLQGEYVSLVNERDMAIRKAQDANSALKEIEKTAEELTLESITTKESLELAHAAHLEAEERRIGAALAREQDYLTWEKELKHAEEEVQELNQQVLLTRDLKSKLETASTLLFNLKAELAAYMESKLNQESVSFEDKLPDDVEETTQNSVQALASTRKELEEVKVSIEKAKDEVACLRVAAASLKSELDRERASLTNLQQREGMASIAVSSLEAELDRTKQDLEVVRVKEKAAREKMVELPKLLQQAAQEADQAKSVAQMAREELRKSKEEAEQAKASASTIEIRLQAALKEIEATRASEKLALAAIKALQESEQAASIGGEDSPRSVTLPLDEYFNLSKKAHEAEELAHERIAVAIAQIEAAKESEMKSLERLDEAYGEMSARKETLKIAMENAEKAKEGKLGAEQELRNWRAEHEQRRRASDAAKGGVNPVTSPLKTFEHPSRPQKEESDVVDPSMSDPKSHISEDSSDNGVSQVKIKKKKKSLVPKIVLFLARKRAQPE, from the exons ATGGAAGAAACAAAAGCCACTGAAGCCATGTTCTCTGGAGAACCTCCTCTGTCCACTACTTATTCAGCAGAATGTCTACCAATTAAAGGACCTCCAAATTTCTCATGCCATGATGAAAACCACCATCAAGAAGAAGCTATGAATAATACTGAGAAAAAGGTTGCGCGATGTATTACCAATGATGCATTATTGGACCACAAGGCAGATATTGCCGAAAATGTCGACAGACTCTGTACCGATAACCAGCAGGAAGCTATCACAGCGGGGCCTGAGCTATCACTTAATCAGTTTGTTTCTGATGGCACATTGTCGACCCAAAATATACTTGTTGATGCAATCATGGATACTAATTGCGAGCGGGGTATAATTTCAAAAGATTGTGTGCAACCTGTTCCACAAGGTGCTTCTGCTATACCTGATCCTCGGGAGAGCTCAAATGTATCAGGCATTTCTAACACTAATGTTGTGGTATTGACATCTGGAGATATTACTATTGCAGTGCCTCCATTTGACCCACAGAACAAAGAGTTGGAAAGTATTCCAAACCGACATCAAGATGGCACCACTGTCAACCTCGTTGATGTTCAAATAATTAATGATTCAGCTATACCACATGAAAGTAGAAATACTGAAGATAGCACTCCTATTTTGCCCAGCGAACTCAATCACCAAAAGGATGTTGGAAGGATGCAAAAGAAGGCACCTGAATTAGCTACGTCTTCCAAACCTGTAAAAAGTATCCATGTAAATAGAGGCATTGTTGACACTGCTGCACCTTTCGAATCTGTAAAGGAGGCAGTTACCATGTTTGGAGGAATTGTTGATTGGAAAGCTTACAGGCGAAATACTTTGGAG AAACGTAAGCTACTCCAATTGGAACTCGAGAGAATGCAAGCAGATATTCCTGAATGCAAAAAACAATTTGAAGCAGCAGAAGAGGCCAAGGCACAAGTACTGAAGGAGCTGGATAGAACCAACAGAATCATGGAGGAACTAAAAGTAAACTTTGAGAAGGCCCAAACTGAAGAGGCTCAGGCAAAGCAGGACTCTGAGCTGGCCCAACTGAGAGTCAAAGAAATGGAGCAAGGAATTGCTAGTGAATCTAGTGTTGCTGCTAAAGCACAACTCGAGGTTGCtaaagcaaggcatgaagcagcaGTTGCAGAACTGAAGATACTAAAAGCTGAGTTGAAATCCTTACAAGGGGAGTATGTTTCCTTGGTTAATGAAAGAGATATGGCAATAAGAAAGGCTCAAGATGCTAATTCTGCACTAAAGGAGATTGAGAAGACAGCCGAGGAACTTACTCTGGAATCGATCACGACGAAGGAATCACTGGAGTTGGCCCATGCTGCACATCTTGAAGCAGAAGAACGTAGAATTGGTGCAGCCTTGGCAAGAGAGCAAGATTACCTTACATGGGAAAAGGAACTGAAGCATGCTGAAGAGGAGGTGCAAGAACTGAATCAACAAGTTTTGTTGACAAGAGATCTCAAATCAAAACTGGAGACAGCATCTACTTTATTATTCAATCTCAAGGCTGAATTAGCAGCCTATATGGAATCAAAATTGAATCAAGAATCCGTGAGTTTTGAGGATAAGTTACCAGATGATGTTGAAGAAACAACCCAGAACTCCGTTCAAGCATTAGCCTCGACCAGAAAGGAGCTTGAGGAAGTAAAAGTCAGTATCGAGAAGGCCAAGGATGAGGTTGCCTGTCTGAGGGTTGCGGCTGCTTCTCTCAAGTCCGAGCTGGACAGAGAAAGGGCATCCCTAACCAACTTGCAACAGAGGGAAGGGATGGCATCTATAGCAGTTTCTTCTCTTGAAGCAGAGCTTGATAGGACCAAACAAGATTTAGAAGTGGTTCGAGTGAAGGAAAAAGCAGCCAGGGAGAAGATGGTGGAGCTGCCCAAATTGTTGCAACAGGCGGCTCAGGAAGCAGATCAAGCGAAATCTGTTGCTCAGATGGCACGAGAAGAACTAAGAAAGTCCAAGGAGGAAGCAGAGCAAGCAAAGGCAAGTGCAAGCACAATAGAGATCAGATTACAGGCAGCTCTGAAGGAAATTGAGGCAACTAGAGCATCTGAGAAGCTAGCACTTGCAGCAATCAAAGCACTGCAAGAGAGCGAACAAGCTGCAAGCATAGGTGGTGAGGATTCTCCGCGCAGTGTGACTCTTCCATTGGATGAGTACTTTAATCTGAGCAAGAAAGCTCATGAAGCCGAAGAGCTTGCCCATGAAAGAATAGCAGTTGCTATTGCACAGATTGAGGCGGCCAAGGAGTCTGAGATGAAGAGCTTAGAGAGGCTCGATGAAGCATATGGGGAAATGAGTGCAAGGAAGGAAACACTAAAAATTGCTATGGAGAACGCTGAGAAGGCCAAGGAAGGAAAATTAGGTGCGGAACAGGAATTGAGGAATTGGAGAGCTGAGCATGAACAACGAAGGAGGGCTAGTGATGCAGCAAAGGGTGGAGTAAATCCTGTAACGAGCCCGCTAAAGACTTTTGAGCATCCTAGTAGACCACAAAAGGAAGAAAGTGATGTTGTCGACCCTTCCATGTCTGATCCCAAGTCGCACATATCAGAAGATAGCTCAGATAATGgtgtatcacaagtgaaaattaagaaaaagaagaaatcactTGTGCCAAAGATTGTGCTGTTCTTAGCGCGGAAAAGGGCACAACCAGAGTAG